The genomic window CGCCGCCAGCACGGCGAACATGGGCAAGTGCACACACACGCCGTCCATGTTGATCGTCGCGCCCAGCGGCAGCGAGAAGCTCGCCAGCTCGTTGCGGACCTTCAGCTCCTCCTCGGCCACTTTCAGCGTCACGGGCAGCGTGGCCGCGCTGCTGCGCGTGATGAAGGCCATGAGCATGGCCTCCTGGGTCCGGCGCAACACGGGGAACGGGTTGCGCCGGGTCGCGGCCCACAGCAGCGCCGGGTACACGGCGAACACCATGACCAGGACCCCGAGCACAACGCCCAGGGTCACGCTGACGTAGGGGCCTACGATCTTCGGGCCGTTCAGCCCGAAGTTCATCACCGTGAGCGCCAGCACGCCGATCGGCGAGTATTCGAGAATCCAGCCCACCATCCGGAACACCGCATCCTGGCAGGCCCCCAGGAGGCCGGCGAGCTGCTCGAGCCGCGCCGCGCGCCGCTCGTCGCCGCCCGCCTCGGCGCACACGCGGATCGCCAGCCCGAACAGGATGGAGAAGACGATGATGGGCAGAAAGTTGCCCTCGGCCAGGGCCTCGAACGGGTTGCGGAAGAGCGTAAGCAGCAGTTGGGCCAGCACGCCGCCCGCCGTGGCCTTGCCGGAGAACTCGCTCCCCGGATCGCCCATCAGCCTCGCCAGGTCCTGCCAGCGGCTCAGGTCGGAGCCCGCGCCGGGGTTCACCGCCAGGGCCAGGCACACGCCCAGCCCCGCGGCCAGCGCCGATGTGGCGAGGTACCAGCCCAGCGTCTTCACGCCCACGCGCCCGAACCGCTGGATCGGCAGGCTCGCCGCGCCCACAACCAGCGAGAAGAAGATGACCGGCACCACGATCATCTTGAGCATGTGGACGAACACGGTGCCGAAGGGCGACACGTAGGGCATGAGGCGGCGGGCCACGTCGCTGCCGGCCGCCTGGGAGACGTACCACAGCGCGCCCCCGATGAGCGAGCCCGCCACGAAGCACCCCAGGATCCGCACGACCAGGG from Planctomycetota bacterium includes these protein-coding regions:
- a CDS encoding dicarboxylate/amino acid:cation symporter yields the protein MNALLRWYLRPALVVRILGCFVAGSLIGGALWYVSQAAGSDVARRLMPYVSPFGTVFVHMLKMIVVPVIFFSLVVGAASLPIQRFGRVGVKTLGWYLATSALAAGLGVCLALAVNPGAGSDLSRWQDLARLMGDPGSEFSGKATAGGVLAQLLLTLFRNPFEALAEGNFLPIIVFSILFGLAIRVCAEAGGDERRAARLEQLAGLLGACQDAVFRMVGWILEYSPIGVLALTVMNFGLNGPKIVGPYVSVTLGVVLGVLVMVFAVYPALLWAATRRNPFPVLRRTQEAMLMAFITRSSAATLPVTLKVAEEELKVRNELASFSLPLGATINMDGVCVHLPMFAVLAANLFGIPLTLGSLVLLVLTTVLSSIGAGGVPGGSLMLLYVILQTMGLSGEQVAVVVALALGINPILDMFETMNNVTGDLVCTYAVAHREGLIHASPPP